The Saccharopolyspora gloriosae genome has a segment encoding these proteins:
- a CDS encoding VWA domain-containing protein, translated as MTGRARRYHYGAWHGGSDPLEPPVDLRSALDQIGRDVMEGASPRSALEELLRTGTRGTSGLDELTRRLWQRRSELQRRHNLDGTVQEVRRLLDRALDQERQALAAEDGEDARFRELQLSALPPDAGGSVRELAEYDWRSSEARETFEEIQRLLGGELLEQRFKGMKDALQDTTPEDVERVRAMLDDLSELLAAHARGDADVPERFGRFMAEHGEFFPENPRDVDELIDALAARSAAAQRMLNSMSEQQRAELAELSQQAFGDPRIGQALNRMDQQLRSLRPGADWSGRGRFRGDQPMGLAEATEAMAELGELEQLAEQLGQSYPGASLQDIDLEALERQLGERAVVDAQRLADIEKQLRQQGLLQRGADGNLQLSPRAMRRLGETALQSVISQLRSRKGERDTDRAGAAGELTGTTRPWAYGDTEPWDAGRTVRNAVLRRAAAGPSAPRLDIEDLEVAETEQRSRAAVALCVDTSWSMVQDGRWVPMKRTALALNHLVSTRFRSDALQLITFGRHASTVDVGELAALEGTWEQGTNLHHALLLAGRHVRRNPDAQPVVLVVTDGEPTAHLEADGEAVFQYPPTPRTLGVTLSEVDSLHRLGATLSVFMLGEDPRLEAFVDILARRGGGRVVAPSADGLGAAVVGDYLRTKRRR; from the coding sequence ATGACCGGCCGCGCTCGCCGTTACCACTACGGGGCTTGGCACGGTGGTTCCGATCCGCTGGAGCCGCCGGTGGACCTGCGTTCCGCGCTCGATCAGATCGGCCGGGACGTGATGGAGGGAGCATCGCCGCGCTCGGCGCTGGAGGAGTTGCTGCGCACCGGGACGCGCGGCACCAGCGGCCTCGACGAGCTCACCCGCCGGTTGTGGCAGCGCCGCAGCGAATTGCAGCGTCGGCACAACCTGGACGGCACGGTGCAGGAGGTGCGCAGGTTGCTGGACCGCGCCCTCGACCAGGAGCGGCAGGCGCTGGCGGCGGAGGACGGCGAGGACGCGCGGTTCCGCGAACTGCAGCTGAGCGCGCTGCCACCGGACGCGGGCGGTTCGGTGCGCGAACTCGCCGAGTACGACTGGCGTTCGTCCGAGGCGCGGGAGACGTTCGAGGAGATCCAGCGGCTGCTGGGCGGCGAACTCCTGGAACAGCGCTTCAAAGGCATGAAGGACGCGTTGCAGGACACCACCCCGGAGGACGTCGAGCGGGTCCGCGCGATGCTAGACGACCTCTCGGAACTGCTGGCCGCGCACGCCCGCGGCGATGCCGATGTCCCGGAGCGGTTCGGCCGGTTCATGGCCGAGCACGGCGAGTTCTTCCCGGAGAACCCACGCGACGTGGATGAGCTGATCGACGCGCTGGCGGCTCGTTCGGCGGCCGCGCAGCGGATGCTGAACTCGATGAGCGAGCAGCAGCGCGCCGAGCTGGCCGAGCTCTCGCAGCAGGCGTTCGGTGATCCCCGCATCGGCCAGGCGCTCAACCGGATGGATCAGCAGCTGCGGTCGTTGCGGCCGGGTGCGGACTGGTCGGGTCGCGGCCGGTTCCGCGGTGATCAGCCGATGGGCTTGGCGGAGGCGACCGAGGCGATGGCCGAGCTCGGTGAGCTGGAGCAGCTCGCCGAGCAGCTGGGCCAGTCCTACCCGGGGGCGAGCCTGCAGGACATCGACCTGGAAGCACTGGAGCGGCAGCTCGGCGAGCGGGCCGTGGTGGACGCGCAGCGGCTCGCCGACATCGAGAAGCAGCTGCGGCAGCAGGGACTGCTGCAACGCGGTGCCGACGGGAACCTCCAGCTGAGCCCGCGGGCGATGCGCAGGCTGGGGGAGACCGCGCTGCAATCGGTGATCTCCCAGTTGCGTTCCCGCAAAGGCGAGCGCGACACCGACCGGGCGGGTGCGGCCGGGGAACTCACCGGCACGACCCGCCCGTGGGCTTATGGCGACACCGAACCGTGGGACGCGGGCCGCACGGTGCGCAACGCGGTGCTGCGGCGCGCGGCGGCCGGCCCCTCGGCGCCTCGGCTGGACATCGAGGACCTGGAGGTCGCCGAGACCGAGCAGCGTTCTCGCGCGGCCGTGGCGCTCTGCGTGGACACCTCGTGGTCGATGGTGCAGGACGGCCGCTGGGTGCCGATGAAGCGCACCGCGCTGGCGCTGAACCACCTGGTCAGCACCCGGTTCCGGTCGGACGCGCTGCAGCTGATCACCTTCGGCCGTCATGCGTCCACTGTGGACGTCGGTGAGCTGGCGGCGCTGGAGGGAACGTGGGAGCAGGGCACCAACCTGCACCACGCGCTGCTGCTGGCGGGACGGCACGTGCGGCGGAATCCGGACGCGCAGCCGGTGGTGCTGGTCGTCACCGACGGCGAGCCGACGGCGCATCTGGAAGCCGACGGCGAGGCCGTGTTCCAGTATCCGCCGACCCCGCGCACTCTCGGCGTCACACTGTCCGAAGTGGACTCGCTGCACCGGCTGGGCGCCACGTTGAGCGTGTTCATGCTCGGCGAGGACCCGCGCCTGGAGGCGTTCGTCGACATCCTCGCGCGCCGCGGCGGCGGCCGAGTCGTCGCTCCGAGCGCCGACGGCTTGGGCGCGGCGGTCGTCGGCGACTACCTCCGCACGAAACGTCGGCGGTGA
- a CDS encoding ATP-binding protein, with protein MTNSRTPPTGLPSTAGELRVSGYLPYSVKVEVRRNLLTALRSGNPLWSGIVGFERTVLPQLERALIAGHDVVLLGERGQGKTRLLRGLTALLDEWTPVIPGSELDEHPLEPITPVSLRRAAEEGDALPVEWRHRGERYVEKLATPDTAVGDLIGDVDPVKVAEGRSLGDPETIHFGLVPRAHRGIVTINELPDLAERIQVALLNVMEERDIQIRGYSLRLPLDVLLVATANPEDYTNRGRIITPLKDRFGAEIRTHYPFDLEDEISLIRQEALLEAEVGDHLLEVLARFVGHLRESSAVDQRSGVSARFAIAAAETVAAAAVHRAALTGEDPAVARPVDLDAVPAVLRGKLEFEAGEEGREDEILGYLLRRSVADTARGLFAGLDLHSLADAVTGGHQVATGERIAGSDVLTALPELPVLHQVAERLDVRAGDPPGRIASAVELALESLYLAKKLAKDTEDQRSVYG; from the coding sequence GTGACGAACTCTCGGACCCCACCCACCGGACTGCCCAGTACGGCGGGCGAGCTGCGTGTCAGCGGATACCTGCCGTACAGCGTGAAGGTCGAGGTGCGCCGCAACCTGCTGACCGCGCTGCGCTCCGGGAATCCCTTGTGGTCGGGCATCGTCGGCTTCGAGCGCACCGTGCTGCCGCAGCTGGAGCGCGCCTTGATCGCCGGCCACGACGTGGTGCTGCTCGGCGAGCGGGGACAGGGCAAAACGCGGCTGCTGCGCGGATTGACCGCACTGCTCGACGAATGGACGCCGGTGATTCCCGGCTCCGAACTCGACGAACACCCGCTGGAACCGATCACGCCCGTCTCGCTGCGCCGCGCCGCCGAGGAGGGCGACGCGTTGCCCGTCGAGTGGCGGCACCGCGGTGAACGCTACGTGGAGAAGCTGGCGACCCCGGACACCGCCGTCGGCGACCTCATCGGCGACGTGGATCCGGTGAAGGTCGCCGAGGGCCGATCGCTCGGCGACCCGGAGACCATCCACTTCGGACTGGTGCCGCGGGCGCACCGCGGCATCGTGACCATCAACGAGCTGCCCGACCTGGCCGAGCGGATCCAGGTGGCGCTGCTGAACGTGATGGAGGAGCGGGACATCCAGATCCGCGGCTACAGCCTGCGCCTGCCGCTGGACGTGCTGCTGGTCGCGACCGCGAACCCGGAGGACTACACCAACCGCGGCCGGATCATCACGCCGCTCAAGGACCGCTTCGGCGCGGAGATCCGCACGCACTACCCGTTCGACCTCGAAGACGAGATCTCCCTGATCCGCCAGGAAGCGCTCCTGGAGGCCGAGGTCGGGGACCACCTGCTGGAGGTGCTGGCCCGGTTCGTGGGGCACCTGCGGGAGTCCTCGGCGGTGGATCAACGTTCCGGCGTCTCGGCTCGGTTCGCGATCGCGGCGGCGGAGACCGTGGCGGCGGCGGCCGTGCACCGGGCGGCACTGACCGGGGAGGACCCGGCGGTGGCGCGGCCGGTGGATCTGGACGCGGTGCCCGCGGTGCTGCGCGGCAAGCTGGAGTTCGAGGCCGGCGAGGAGGGCCGCGAGGACGAGATCCTCGGCTACCTGCTGCGCCGATCGGTGGCCGACACCGCGCGCGGCCTGTTCGCCGGGCTGGACCTGCACTCGCTCGCCGATGCCGTCACCGGCGGTCACCAGGTCGCGACGGGGGAGCGCATCGCGGGCTCCGACGTGCTCACCGCGCTGCCGGAACTGCCGGTGCTGCACCAGGTCGCCGAACGGCTCGACGTGCGCGCCGGTGATCCGCCGGGCCGCATCGCGAGCGCGGTGGAGCTGGCGCTGGAATCCCTGTACCTGGCGAAGAAGCTCGCCAAGGACACCGAAGACCAGCGATCGGTGTACGGCTGA
- a CDS encoding SDR family oxidoreductase, with amino-acid sequence MTTDGERSLARDPFPLRGRTALVTGVSRRQGIGFAIASRMAAWGASVFLHHHRPHDVAQPWGADDLDEVRAGVAGHLSSSARIADAAGDLAGPDEPARLVRRAVDEFGRLDVLVCNHARNGSDGALGELDAAKLDGHWAVNTRSSILLAQEFAAVRGGSPGGRVVFLTSGQRAGPMPEIAYAAAKGALAEITLTIAEQLADSGITVNTVNPGPVQTGYLTEEHWATIGHMFPFGRWGEPDDPARLITWLCTDEARWITGQVIESEGGFARYRQR; translated from the coding sequence ATGACCACAGACGGTGAGCGTTCGCTCGCCCGCGACCCGTTCCCGTTGCGCGGCCGGACGGCGCTGGTGACGGGCGTGAGTCGCAGGCAGGGCATCGGATTCGCGATCGCGTCCCGGATGGCGGCCTGGGGCGCGAGCGTGTTCCTGCACCACCACCGGCCGCACGACGTGGCGCAACCGTGGGGTGCCGACGATCTCGACGAGGTCCGCGCCGGCGTGGCCGGGCACCTGTCGAGCTCGGCGCGCATCGCCGACGCCGCCGGGGACCTGGCCGGCCCGGACGAACCGGCTCGGTTGGTGCGGCGGGCGGTGGACGAGTTCGGGCGGCTCGACGTGCTGGTGTGCAACCACGCCCGCAACGGGTCCGACGGCGCGCTGGGCGAGCTGGACGCGGCGAAGCTGGACGGGCATTGGGCGGTGAACACCCGCTCGTCGATCCTGCTCGCGCAGGAGTTCGCCGCCGTGCGCGGCGGGTCGCCCGGTGGGCGCGTGGTGTTCCTGACTTCGGGACAGCGCGCCGGTCCGATGCCCGAGATCGCCTACGCGGCGGCGAAGGGCGCGCTCGCCGAGATCACCCTGACCATCGCCGAACAGCTCGCCGACTCGGGCATCACGGTGAACACGGTGAACCCCGGCCCGGTGCAGACCGGCTATCTCACCGAGGAGCACTGGGCGACGATCGGCCACATGTTCCCGTTCGGCCGGTGGGGCGAGCCGGACGATCCGGCCCGGCTGATCACCTGGCTGTGCACCGACGAGGCCCGCTGGATCACCGGCCAGGTGATCGAATCCGAGGGCGGCTTCGCCCGCTACCGCCAGCGCTGA
- a CDS encoding serine hydrolase — MSPLQIETDPVQAGFDPERLQRIDRHFASYVTDGKLPGWQVLIARRGRIAHLSSHGHRDVATAAPIENDTIFRIYSMTKPITSVAAMMLYEEGAFELTDPVSTLIPSFADQRVYTGGPAKAPQTRPATEPVRIWHLLTHTAGLTYGFNRIHPVDELYRRTGYDYGTPDQDLAAVCDDYASMPLLFEPGSSWNYGVSTDVLGRVVEVASGMGLDEFFRTRIFEPLGMTDTGFGVAPQDKDRLASLYLADAAGNATVPRNSPPDGAPRALSGGGGLVSTAYDYHRFTGMLLGGGALDGVRLLSDRTLRYMGRNHLPGGAHLDQIANGSFSEVSNAGKGFGLGFAVVEDPVASHVVSTPGELSWGGMASTVFWVDPAEDLSVQFFTQLIPSGTHPIRSQLHQLVYQALVD; from the coding sequence GTGAGCCCGTTGCAGATCGAGACCGATCCAGTCCAGGCGGGCTTCGACCCGGAACGCCTTCAGCGCATCGACCGCCACTTCGCGTCCTACGTCACCGACGGAAAGCTCCCCGGCTGGCAGGTGCTCATCGCCCGCCGCGGCCGGATCGCGCACCTGAGCAGCCACGGGCATCGCGACGTGGCCACCGCCGCGCCCATCGAGAACGACACGATCTTCCGCATCTACTCGATGACGAAGCCGATCACGTCGGTCGCGGCGATGATGCTCTACGAGGAGGGCGCGTTCGAGCTCACCGACCCGGTCAGCACGCTCATCCCATCGTTCGCCGACCAGCGCGTCTACACCGGTGGCCCCGCCAAAGCCCCGCAGACGCGGCCCGCGACCGAGCCGGTGCGGATCTGGCACCTGCTCACCCACACCGCCGGGCTCACCTACGGCTTCAACCGGATCCACCCGGTCGACGAGCTCTACCGGCGCACCGGATACGACTACGGCACCCCCGACCAAGACCTCGCCGCGGTGTGCGACGACTACGCGTCGATGCCGCTGCTGTTCGAACCGGGCAGCTCCTGGAACTACGGCGTCTCCACCGACGTGCTGGGGCGCGTCGTGGAGGTCGCTTCCGGGATGGGGCTCGACGAGTTCTTCCGCACCCGCATCTTCGAACCGCTCGGCATGACCGACACCGGCTTCGGCGTGGCACCGCAGGACAAGGACCGGCTCGCGTCGCTGTACCTCGCCGACGCCGCGGGCAATGCCACCGTGCCGCGCAACTCCCCGCCGGACGGGGCGCCGCGAGCGCTGTCCGGCGGTGGCGGGCTCGTGTCCACCGCCTACGACTACCACCGCTTCACCGGCATGCTGCTCGGCGGCGGCGCGCTCGACGGAGTGCGGCTGCTCAGCGACCGCACGCTGCGCTACATGGGCCGCAACCACCTGCCCGGTGGCGCGCACCTGGACCAGATCGCCAACGGCTCGTTCTCCGAGGTCTCCAACGCGGGCAAGGGCTTCGGGCTCGGCTTCGCCGTGGTGGAAGACCCGGTCGCCTCGCACGTCGTGTCCACTCCCGGCGAACTGTCCTGGGGCGGGATGGCCAGCACGGTGTTCTGGGTGGACCCGGCCGAGGACCTGTCGGTGCAGTTCTTCACCCAGCTCATCCCGTCCGGCACCCACCCCATCCGCTCCCAGCTTCACCAGCTCGTCTACCAGGCACTCGTGGACTGA
- a CDS encoding SCO1664 family protein: protein MHPDDPVVREVLAHGRIEVEGRLVEASNATLFCSIEHNGAAAECVYKPVRGERPLWDFPDGTLAGREVGSFLIAEALGWDLIPPTLLRDGPFGPGMVQLWVDTEEDSELVDLTAPAEVPDGWRAVLRAHDHRGDPVVLAHSDHEVLRRLAVLDIVINNADRKGGHVLHSPRGEVFGVDHGVSLNAENKLRTVLWGWIGERLPEDALEALSRFRALLEGELAGRLAEHITPKEVQAVAERVDALLGAAEFPAPSGEWPAIPWPAF, encoded by the coding sequence GTGCATCCCGATGATCCGGTCGTTCGCGAGGTCCTGGCACACGGCCGCATCGAGGTCGAGGGTCGGCTCGTGGAAGCCTCGAACGCCACGTTGTTCTGCTCCATCGAGCACAACGGCGCGGCCGCCGAGTGCGTGTACAAACCGGTTCGCGGGGAACGCCCGCTGTGGGACTTCCCGGACGGCACGCTGGCCGGACGGGAAGTCGGCTCGTTCCTGATCGCCGAGGCGCTGGGCTGGGACCTGATTCCGCCGACGCTGTTGCGGGACGGGCCGTTCGGGCCGGGCATGGTGCAGCTGTGGGTGGACACCGAAGAGGACTCGGAGCTCGTCGACCTGACCGCGCCTGCGGAGGTCCCGGACGGCTGGCGGGCGGTGTTGCGCGCGCACGACCACCGCGGTGACCCGGTGGTGCTGGCGCATTCCGATCATGAGGTGTTGCGGCGGCTCGCGGTGCTCGACATCGTGATCAACAACGCCGACCGCAAGGGCGGTCACGTGCTGCACTCGCCGCGTGGCGAGGTGTTCGGCGTGGACCACGGGGTGAGCCTGAACGCGGAGAACAAGCTGCGCACGGTCTTGTGGGGCTGGATCGGGGAGCGGTTGCCCGAGGACGCGCTCGAGGCGCTGAGCCGGTTCCGCGCCCTGCTGGAGGGCGAGCTCGCCGGTCGGCTGGCCGAGCACATCACGCCGAAGGAAGTGCAGGCCGTCGCGGAACGAGTGGACGCGCTGCTGGGCGCGGCGGAGTTCCCCGCCCCGTCCGGCGAGTGGCCCGCGATCCCGTGGCCCGCGTTCTGA